The genomic interval CTTCTGCCTGTCCATCCCTGGGATGCGCGCAAAGTTGGTCTCTTCGTGAGCGGCGGGGTCTCGATCCTGGCCGGGATCGGGGCCGCCTATTTCAAGATCTCTGCCGATGAAAAGCAGGAAGCCTATCTGGCAAGCGGAGATCCTGGTCTGGCCTCCGAGCGGAAGCGTTTGGACACCCTGGCGGGGGTATCCCTTGCTTTCGCCCAGGCAGGGATCATCGTTCTCTCCTATCTCCTGATCACGGAATAGTACCCTCCCGTAACCCATTATCATTCTTGACTTTCACTCGTGCACGTTCTATATTGAGGCAATGCGAGCGGTCGTACGCCCGGACATGCAATCACCAATGCCCAGCCCTGAATGAAGGACGACCTGGAATTTCTTAAGAACGTCCCGATCCTAAGCGATCTGCAGCCGATGGATCTCGACACGATCTCTAAGGTCGGCGTTCGGAAGAAGTACAAGAAGGGAAGCATCATCCTTCTTGAGGAAGAAGCCGGCGCGGCGCTCTTCGTGATCGTCTCGGGCAAAGTGAAGATCGTCCGGATGGACGATGACGGGCGCGAGGTCATTCTTTCGATCCTCGGTGAGAGCGATTTCTTCGGCGAGATGGCGATCCTGGACGGTTTGGCCCGCAGCGCCAGCGTTGTGGCCACCACCAAGGCCGAACTCTTCATGATCCACCGCAGAGATTTTCTCAAGTTGCTTCACGATTTCCCTTCCGTTGCCATTGCCCTCCTGAAAGAACTGACGATGCGTCTGCGCAAAGCGGACGCTATGATAAAGAGCTTGTCGTTGAA from Ignavibacteriota bacterium carries:
- a CDS encoding Crp/Fnr family transcriptional regulator translates to MKDDLEFLKNVPILSDLQPMDLDTISKVGVRKKYKKGSIILLEEEAGAALFVIVSGKVKIVRMDDDGREVILSILGESDFFGEMAILDGLARSASVVATTKAELFMIHRRDFLKLLHDFPSVAIALLKELTMRLRKADAMIKSLSLKDAAGRVANVVLQLADDIGKIRKGRVEIDELPLQQDLANMAGTSRETISRMIHSFIREGHIEIERGKLIINDYEKFKSRYL